A part of Halictus rubicundus isolate RS-2024b chromosome 4, iyHalRubi1_principal, whole genome shotgun sequence genomic DNA contains:
- the LOC143353693 gene encoding juvenile hormone esterase-like: MKQFTFLFIVGLCVANILATCVVQTPLGLIKGRKLESRSGRRFEAFRGIPYAEPPVGGLRFSNPVPKKPWDHVLTADHDGSECLQLQDDDVHGSEDCLHLNVYTPQANPKTLYPVMLFLHGSGFVIRNDSIIFAGPEFILDKDVVLVVCNYRLGVLGFLSTGDAAAPGNFGIKDQALALKWVKDNIRHFGGDPEEITLFGQSTGADSVSLHALSSQTQNLFKRVIIQSGCPLSLRLVTEGPSYHEKGKKLAELLKCPTNDSHKMIDCLRKVKDTEITKLQFKVFNDIDVAAYRTWRPTKEPKLPGAIITESPEELIQQNKWKHGPLIIGTVKDEGTFFSERMLKVPKVYELCKKDPVSVIKQFLEYYTPLEGTNLTSIAIKAKNHYIGVQTPDSKEALIQRFTDLASDLFYEYTLRQFLEYLKKIEPNRSYVYQFDYHGTITATLSFPGELGKTGVGHGSDIYSEFPTSGADIGPQFAHLNRTRKDYEIVDIFIDLWTSFVNASVPISSKLKNPHLWQPQRNTTDHLKIGNGVSTTVSVETKYSSRVDWWFENIPQYCLD, from the exons ATGAAGCAATTTACGTTTCTATTTATCGTTGGCTTGTGCGTCGCGAATATTCTCGCTACATGTGTGGTACAAACGCCGTTAGGGCTTATAAAAGGAAGGAAATTAGAGTCGAGGTCCGGTAGACGATTTGAGGCGTTTAGGGGTATACCGTACGCAGAGCCACCCGTTGGAGGATTAAG ATTCAGTAATCCAGTGCCGAAAAAGCCATGGGATCACGTCCTCACGGCAGATCATGACGGCAGTGAATGCTTGCAGTTGCAGGATGATGACGTACATGGCAGTGAGGACTGTTTGCACCTgaacgtttacactcctcag GCTAATCCGAAAACTTTATACCCTGTAATGCTGTTCCTACACGGTAGCGGCTTTGTAATAAGAAATGACAGCATCATCTTCGCTGGACCAGAATTTATACTCGATAAGGATGTTGTGTTGGTGGTTTGCAACTACCGGTTGGGCGTTTTGGGATTCTTGAGCACCGGGGATGCCGCAGCGCCCGGAAACTTCGGCATCAAGGATCAAGCATTGGCACTTAAATGGGTGAAAGATAATATTCGGCATTTCGGCGGAGACCCGGAGGAAATAACTCTATTCGGACAAAGTACCGGTGCTGACAGCGTTAGCTTGCATGCCCTCTCATCTCAAACACAGA ACTTATTCAAACGTGTTATCATTCAAAGTGGATGCCCTCTTAGCCTGCGCCTAGTCACAGAAGGTCCATCTTACCATGAGAAAGGCAAAAAGCTTGCAGAACTTCTCAAATGTCCAACAAATGACTCTCACAAGATGATCGACTGTCTTCGAAAGGTGAAGGATACGGAAATAACAAAGTTACAGTTCAAGGTTTTCAATGACATCGATGTAGCAGCGTACAGAACATGGAGGCCCACGAAGGAACCGAAACTACCCGGCGCCATCATAACCGAATCACCCGAGGAATTGATACAACAGAATAAATGGAAACACGGTCCATTGATAATCGGGACTGTAAAGGACGAAGGAACATTCTTCTCCGAAA GAATGCTGAAGGTTCCGAAAGTATACGAACTTTGTAAAAAAGACCCGGTCTCtgtgataaaacaatttttagaatACTATACACCATTAGAAGGAACGAATCTCACGTCCATAGCCATAAAAGCGAAGAACCACTACATCGGTGTCCAAACACCGGATTCCAAGGAAGCT TTGATCCAAAGATTCACGGATCTTGCGTCAGACTTGTTCTACGAGTACACGTTGCGTCAATTTTTGGAgtacttgaaaaaaattgaaccgAATAGGTCGTACGTTTATCAGTTCGACTATCACGGAACCATCACTGCCACCTTGTCGTTTCCTGGCGAATTGGGCAAGACTGGCGTTGGTCATGGTTCTGATATATACTCCGAATTCCCGACATCAGGAGCGGATATAGGCCCCCAGTTTGCCCACCTAAACCGGACAAGAAAGGATTATGAAATCGTTGACATTTTCATTGACCTGTGGACCAGTTTCGTTAATGCCAG CGTACCAATTTCGAGCAAATTGAAAAATCCTCATCTGTGGCAGCCACAAAGGAACACTACCGACCATCTTAAGATAGGAAATGGTGTTAGCACCACTGTGTCTGTAGAAACCAAATATTCGAGTAGAGTTGATTGGTGGTTCGAAAATATACCCCAATACTGCTTGGACTAA
- the LOC143353692 gene encoding esterase E4-like, which translates to MCFRLKSYRNNSHKEETLTNKKTLLFNVVTLTLIAVTILTVVNFWFFLDEPKVKIGEGHVLGTTIRTRNGRQIFAFLGIPYAEAPLKNLRFRNPVPKRAWRGTLKAQKEGYQCLQFHEGNVVGNENCLTLNIYTPKVKRTNLLPVLVFIHGGGYLTGNSSRHLYGPDYLLDKDILLVTLNYRLGLFGFLSTGDAAAPGNFGLKDQVLALKWVRRNIRAFGGNRNEVLLVGQNAGATCVNLHSISNSSKHLFNRYIMQSEIAIPSTGFRFDRSYFHSAKRLGSNNNCFTNDSYSLVNCLRRSSAIKLMKTSLVFTHLQQLLQMEWGPVVEPQSMGAFLTESPITLVERCELKRNPFMMGFVRDEASSILRSSNLNETAYNFFARDQLSAMEKILQNIYFLRSKNTTYIANEAKKFYLGTEIPKEKEEVLHGISQFLTDVIVLYPSMYYIKYVTEHCGGEIYVCLFNYRGTTNTLFDSKDYSYYDDLIYLFPRNSTSMSLNYHLNQTSSNRNISDLMVDLWTSFAVTSAPSSILLKEPSLWKPYSNNSTILQIGNISDFTTTLQTSFFAERMRFMHSMYYYI; encoded by the exons ATGTGCTTCCGTCTAAAGTCGTACAGGAATAACTCGCACAAAGAGGAAACTTTGACCAATAAAAAAACGTTACTTTTCAACGTGGTAACGTTGACACTTATCGCCGTAACGATACTCACAGTGGTGAATTTTTGGTTCTTCTTAGACGAACCGAAAGTTAAGATTGGTGAAGGTCACGTTTTGGGAACGACAATACGAACGAGAAACGGGCGACAAATTTTTGCTTTTCTTGGAATTCCTTATGCGGAAGCACCCCTGAAAAACTTAAG GTTTCGTAATCCTGTTCCAAAGAGAGCATGGAGAGGAACTCTAAAAGCGCAGAAAGAGGGTTATCAATGTTTACAATTTCACGAGGGCAATGTTGTAGGAAacgaaaattgtttaacattaaatatttatactcCGAAG GTAAAGAGGACCAACTTGCTACCGGTATTGGTGTTCATTCATGGTGGTGGATACCTAACCGGAAACTCGAGCCGCCATCTTTACGGACCAGACTATCTGCTGGAcaaagatattttacttgtaacCCTGAACTACCGATTAGGTCTTTTCGGATTTCTCAGTACTGGGGATGCAGCTGCTCCCGGCAATTTTGGGTTAAAGGATCAGGTTCTGGCTTTGAAATGGGTCCGGAGAAACATTCGTGCTTTCGGTGGCAATCGtaacgaagtattgttggtggGTCAAAACGCAGGCGCCACGTGCGTTAATCTACACTCCATTTCGAACAGCTCGAAAC ACTTGTTCAACCGGTACATCATGCAAAGTGAAATTGCTATACCATCGACGGGATTTCGTTTCGATCGTTCATATTTTCATTCCGCAAAAAGGCTTGGCAGCAATAATAATTGTTTTACCAACGACTCGTATTCGCTGGTGAATTGTCTGAGACGTTCGTCTGCTATCAAACTAATGAAAACTTCATTGGTTTTTACGCATCTGCAACAACTATTGCAGATGGAATGGGGACCAGTAGTGGAGCCACAATCCATGGGTGCATTTTTAACAGAGTCTCCTATAACTTTGGTAGAGAGATGTGAGCTGAAGAGAAATCCATTTATGATGGGTTTCGTTCGGGATGAAGCGTCCTCGATTCTGAGAA GTTCGAATCTCAATGAAACTGCGTACAATTTCTTCGCACGAGATCAATTATCTGCAATGGAAAAGATATTGCAAAACATTTATTTTCTGAGGAGTAAGAATACCACTTACATAGCAAACGAAgcaaagaaattttatttggGGACTGAAATACCGAAAGAAAAAGAGGAG GTTCTACACggaatttcacaatttttgacAGACGTAATCGTGCTGTATCCTTCGATGTACTACATAAAAtatgtaacagaacattgtGGAGGGGAAATTTATGTGTGCCTGTTCAACTATCGCGGTACTACGAATACATTATTTGATTCGAAGGACTACAGTTATTACGACGATCTCATTTATTTGTTTCCACGGAACTCGACGTCTATGAGTTTAAATTACCATTTAAACCAGACTTCGTCTAATCGCAATATCAGCGATCTTATGGTAGACTTGTGGACGTCTTTTGCTGTCACAAG TGCGCCGTCGTCGATTCTCTTGAAAGAACCGTCATTGTGGAAGCCTTACTCAAACAACAGCACCATTCTTCAAATAGGGAATATTTCTGACTTCACGACAACATTACAAACTTCATTCTTTGCGGAACGAATGAGATTTATGCACAGTAtgtattattacatttaa
- the LOC143353095 gene encoding popeye domain-containing protein 3, with translation MSPGLGHDPLPSYNITAIGNPALCLWQQPQHILFQLANFCFALSYAAPSSRKGILFMHSVLIIGFMLLSGWAWHVICAPDIFSWNFSFLVLNMGQLVYIVYQMRPVRFDPELEEVYHTLFYPFKVSRLQFKRLVSPEFASIMSLHAGEAYAMQNLTRTDRLGLLLSGKVNVLSDSNFLHPILPCEFLDSPEFESSRASVDDKFKVSIVAASSCRYLYWQRSALEYLLVKETYLATVLTTLVARDIATKLYAMNNKIVTDKGSHLDIRLPTISAGLNISGEYRSPRASRQALIRRKEASLSSENGSTTMKDRPANNLSKKGAPNMEPLPEMPSCDDLASSGVESWLDSSSKYHSCEIVDGD, from the exons ATGAGCCCGGGTCTCGGACACGACCCCCTCCCTTCGTACAATATCACAGCAATAG GTAACCCGGCCTTGTGCCTGTGGCAACAGCCGCAACACATATTGTTTCAACTGGCGAATTTTTGTTTCGCGTTGTCGTACGCGGCGCCATCCTCGAGAAAGGGGATACTGTTTATGCACTCCGTCCTAATAATTG GGTTCATGTTGCTCTCTGGCTGGGCATGGCACGTGATATGTGCGCCGGATATATTCTCCTGGAACTTCAGCTTCTTGGTGTTAAACATGGGACAGCTGGTTTATATTGTTTATCAAATGAGGCCGGTTAGGTTCGATCCGGAATTGGAGGAAGTGTATCACACGCTTTTCTATCCGTTTAAA GTCTCTCGACTACAATTCAAAAGACTAGTATCCCCGGAATTTGCATCTATAATGTCATTGCATGCTGGCGAGGCGTACGCCATGCAAAATTTAACTCGGACTGACAGACTGGGATTGTTGCTGAGTGGCAAAGTGAACGTTCTCAGCGATTCGAATTTCTTGCATCCCATATTGCCATGCGAATTTCTAGATTCCCCAGAGTTCGAGAGCTCCAGGGCGTCCGTTGACGACAAATTTAAA GTATCCATTGTTGCGGCTAGCTCGTGCAGATACTTATATTGGCAAAGATCTGCGTTGGAATATTTACTTGTTAAAGAAACGTACCTAGCAACCGTTTTAACGACGCTGGTTGCTAGGGACATAGCTACTAAACTATATGCAATGAATAACAAG ATTGTTACAGACAAGGGATCGCATCTAGATATCAGACTTCCCACTATTAGCGCAGGGTTAAATATAAGTGGCGAATACAGAAGTCCACGAGCATCCAGACAAGCCTTGATTCGCAGGAAAGAGGCCTCTTTGTCTTCCGAGAATG GATCCACAACCATGAAAGACCGGCCAGCGAACAATCTTTCGAAAAAGGGAGCACCGAACATGGAACCTCTACCCGAAATGCCTTCCTGCGACGATTTGGCTTCCAGCGGCGTAGAAAGTTGGCTCGACTCATCGAGCAAGTACCACAGTTGCGAGATCGTGGACGGGGACTAG
- the LOC143353691 gene encoding venom acid phosphatase Acph-1 produces MNTVWILTIIGCLAYLQLCHAELKLLQAVFRHANRMPTNGRKTYPNDPYDDLTYEPEGYGGLTNVGKMSSFKLGEYFRERYNEFLGPVYTKETIWFRADEIERIVMTGELVAAGMYPPSKEQMWNPHLNWQPIPVWAPPMATDYLYNGLNCANFWQWRADVEKNDCGVAKFESENKDVYKYLSEHTGGNITQSRVFSLRQLLYAQRDIGLELPEWTKEVFPGKLDDLAVYDILIRNRTPKMKQLLGGVWIKEWLNRVNDYLNRNDNRKAFMYASHELNLAAILVALDNFDYKVPSYSSTIMFELHEKNNQHFIQILYRNEGKIKTLKIPGCGTDLCPLETFKKFVAPVLPENVEELCGNSDESESAVKQQSNY; encoded by the exons ATGAACACTGTTTGGATTTTAACAATCATCGGTTGCTTGGCTTACTTGCAACTCTGCCATGCCGAACTTAAACTTCTGCAAGCAGTCTTTAGGCATGCCAACAGGATGCCTACAAACGGGAGAAAAACATACCCTAACGATCCGTATGATGACCTGACGTATGAACCGGAAGGATATGGAGGTTTGACAAAT GTCGGCAAAATGTCGTCGTTCAAACTCGGCGAATATTTTCGCGAGAGGTACAACGAATTCCTCGGACCAGTTTACACGAAGGAAACAATTTGGTTTCGTGCTGACGAAATAGAGAGAATTGTGATGACTGGCGAACTGGTGGCAGCCGGCATGTACCCGCCGTCTAAGGAACAAAT GTGGAATCCTCATTTAAATTGGCAGCCTATACCGGTATGGGCGCCGCCAATGGCGACCGATTATCTCTACAACGGTTTGAATTGTGCAAACTTCTGGCAATGGCGGGCCGACGTGGAAAAAAATGACTGCGGCGTGGCAAAATTCGAATCAGAGAACAAGGACGTTTACAAATACTTGTCTGAGCACACGGGTGGCAATATTACCCAGTCGAGGGTGTTCAGTTTGCGTCAATTGTTGTACGCACAG AGAGATATTGGCTTGGAATTGCCCGAGTGGACGAAAGAGGTCTTTCCTGGAAAACTGGACGATCTTGCTGTATATGATATTCTTATTCGAAATCGAACTCCAAAAATGAAACAATTATTAGGAG GAGTATGGATTAAAGAATGGTTAAACCGAGTCAATGATTATTTGAATCGCAATGACAATCGGAAGGCATTCATGTATGCTAGCCACGAATTAAATCTTGCCGCCATCCTAGTCGCTCTGGATAATTTTGACTATAAAGTTCCCTCATATAGTAGCACTATAATGTTTGAGTTACATGAGAAGAATAATCAACATTTTATACAG ATACTATACCGAAATGAGGGTAAGATTAAAACTCTAAAAATTCCTGGATGTGGTACCGACTTGTGCCCACTGGAAACGTTCAAAAAATTTGTGGCACCAGTTTTACCAGAAAACGTGGAAGAGTTATGCGGAAATTCGGACGAAAGCGAATCAGCTGTTAAGCAACAATCTAATTATTGA